In Verrucomicrobiota bacterium JB022, a single genomic region encodes these proteins:
- a CDS encoding ATPase, T2SS/T4P/T4SS family: MISPTIDYLEQLTANLPDEQKQMFAEAPRGQKMPLLARFRREGEKELAQKLAEQAGYPYLESFELVQNVTEQLPLRLLNAFQCLPIAHKLPEGDTRLPLITPWFPTPEMDDWVYTSSGRFPAWFIGPARAIGDMLTQRFGVGAESLSESDIATDDVSRLQDVEEDANAAIIRFVNEVIAKAVEDRATDIHFEPLKESLQIRYRIDGELVPVRVPDNLVDFESAIIARLKIMAKLNISEKRRPQDGRIVYRQSGTELDIRISTMPTMYGESISLRLLNQKSQPLSMEELGMSAEDQERIRKVLGLPYGIILVTGPTGSGKSTSLNAFIRDINTPGRRIITVEDPVEYEVEGVNQTQVHKEIGFTFAAALRHILRQDPDVIMVGEIRDGETADIAIRAALTGHLVFSTLHTNDAPGALTRLIDMDIEPFLVASAVELILAQRLVRRLCSKCAKPVQHSRAYLTECLRALKLPVTEENLNTTLYEPAGCEHCHGLGYRGRVGLFEILRVDDHLHELIVKKASAHEIRIEALKHGMTTLQQSGWIQATRGRTSIKEIMRFSRSDE; this comes from the coding sequence ATGATTTCTCCAACGATCGATTACCTTGAGCAACTGACGGCAAACCTGCCCGACGAGCAGAAGCAGATGTTTGCCGAGGCTCCGCGTGGGCAGAAGATGCCGTTGCTGGCCCGCTTTCGGCGCGAGGGCGAAAAGGAACTCGCGCAAAAATTGGCCGAGCAAGCCGGTTACCCGTATCTGGAGAGCTTTGAGCTGGTCCAGAACGTGACCGAACAGCTCCCGCTGCGCCTACTCAACGCCTTCCAGTGTCTGCCGATCGCGCACAAGCTGCCCGAGGGCGACACGCGCCTGCCGCTGATCACCCCGTGGTTCCCCACCCCGGAGATGGACGACTGGGTCTATACCAGCAGCGGGCGTTTCCCGGCCTGGTTTATCGGGCCCGCCCGTGCGATTGGCGACATGCTGACGCAGCGTTTCGGGGTCGGCGCCGAGTCCCTCAGCGAGTCCGACATCGCGACCGACGACGTTTCGCGCCTCCAGGATGTGGAGGAAGACGCCAATGCTGCGATCATCCGCTTCGTCAACGAAGTCATCGCCAAGGCCGTCGAAGACCGCGCGACCGACATCCACTTCGAACCGCTGAAGGAGAGCCTGCAGATCCGCTACCGGATCGACGGCGAGCTGGTACCCGTGCGTGTGCCGGACAACCTGGTCGACTTCGAGAGCGCCATCATCGCGCGTCTCAAGATCATGGCCAAGCTGAACATCTCCGAGAAGCGCCGCCCGCAGGACGGTCGTATCGTCTACCGCCAGAGCGGCACGGAGCTGGACATCCGTATTTCGACCATGCCCACGATGTATGGCGAAAGTATCTCGCTGCGCCTCCTCAATCAAAAGAGCCAGCCGCTCTCGATGGAAGAGCTGGGCATGTCGGCCGAGGATCAGGAGCGCATCCGCAAGGTGCTCGGCCTGCCCTACGGCATCATCCTCGTCACCGGCCCCACCGGTAGCGGTAAGTCGACCTCGCTCAACGCTTTTATCCGCGACATCAACACCCCGGGCCGTCGCATCATCACGGTCGAAGACCCGGTGGAATACGAAGTCGAAGGCGTCAACCAGACGCAGGTGCACAAGGAGATCGGCTTTACCTTCGCCGCCGCACTGCGCCACATCCTGCGTCAAGACCCCGACGTGATCATGGTCGGTGAAATCCGGGACGGCGAGACGGCCGACATCGCGATCCGCGCGGCGCTCACCGGTCACTTGGTGTTCTCGACCCTGCACACCAACGACGCCCCCGGAGCGCTGACCCGCTTGATCGACATGGATATCGAGCCGTTCCTCGTCGCCTCTGCCGTGGAGCTGATCCTGGCCCAACGCCTGGTGCGCCGCCTGTGCTCGAAGTGCGCCAAGCCCGTCCAGCACTCCCGCGCATATCTCACCGAGTGCCTGCGCGCGCTGAAGCTGCCGGTGACGGAGGAAAACCTGAACACCACCCTTTACGAACCCGCCGGCTGCGAGCATTGCCATGGGCTCGGCTATCGCGGGCGCGTAGGCCTGTTTGAAATCCTGCGCGTAGACGACCACTTGCACGAGCTGATCGTGAAGAAGGCCTCCGCCCACGAAATCCGCATTGAAGCGCTCAAGCACGGGATGACGACGCTGCAGCAGAGCGGCTGGATCCAGGCGACCCGTGGACGCACGAGCATCAAGGAAATCATGCGCTTCAGCCGCTCCGACGAATAA
- a CDS encoding DUF2851 family protein, with protein MSEIASLPHIVAEIQGLYGPVSVPEILVQKLWRRGDFVQEGLHTLDGQPLRVIQPGQWNRQGGPDFLGAELELDGQTRVGDVEIHFYQRNWYDHGHDRNPAFANVILHVVVFDPREGERPACYDTGAPIPTLLLAPFFPEDLEAYAVKDAWMALENRDMLDLVAPLLELPVVERRARLRLQARRRWQQKMRFARYRLQLAGAWPTVVHQYTLEMLGLRRNRGPMSGLAERFPLQEMEAMVARDGVEATADRLIAVEEGNWTLAGMRPANHPRARLRQYLSLLAARPAWPHRLRDWLASQQWEHLPEANTQAYRRQCRLGAHLRELEKDVLAGTIGGSRFATLCVDAFWPLAAAEFDAEELWWLPWFHSPAGDLPDALDDYLRLSAVQDRQWPACNGWGQGALERLLTRELQPWRAITA; from the coding sequence ATGTCCGAGATCGCTTCCTTACCCCACATCGTTGCTGAGATCCAAGGGCTCTATGGCCCCGTTTCGGTGCCTGAGATTCTCGTGCAAAAGCTATGGCGACGAGGCGATTTTGTCCAGGAGGGCCTCCACACGCTCGACGGCCAGCCGCTGCGGGTGATCCAGCCGGGCCAATGGAACCGACAGGGCGGGCCCGATTTCCTCGGCGCCGAGCTGGAGCTCGACGGGCAGACGCGGGTGGGGGACGTCGAAATCCATTTCTACCAGCGCAACTGGTACGACCATGGGCACGACCGCAATCCCGCCTTTGCTAACGTGATCCTGCATGTCGTGGTGTTCGACCCGCGCGAAGGGGAGCGCCCAGCCTGTTACGACACCGGCGCTCCGATCCCGACCCTGTTGCTGGCTCCCTTCTTTCCGGAAGATCTCGAAGCCTACGCGGTCAAGGACGCCTGGATGGCGCTGGAAAACCGCGACATGCTCGACTTGGTGGCCCCACTGCTGGAGCTGCCCGTGGTCGAGCGCCGTGCCCGCCTGCGCCTGCAGGCCCGCCGCCGCTGGCAGCAGAAGATGCGCTTCGCCCGTTACCGCCTCCAGTTGGCTGGGGCGTGGCCGACGGTGGTACACCAGTATACGCTGGAGATGCTCGGGCTGCGGCGCAATCGCGGCCCCATGTCGGGCTTGGCCGAGCGCTTCCCCTTGCAGGAAATGGAAGCGATGGTTGCCCGCGACGGAGTCGAGGCCACTGCCGACCGGCTGATTGCGGTGGAGGAGGGGAACTGGACGCTGGCCGGCATGCGCCCCGCCAATCACCCCCGCGCTCGCCTGCGTCAATACCTCTCGCTGCTCGCCGCACGCCCTGCCTGGCCTCATCGCTTGCGCGACTGGCTGGCATCGCAACAGTGGGAACACCTGCCGGAGGCCAATACGCAAGCCTACCGCCGCCAGTGCCGCCTGGGCGCGCACCTGCGAGAGCTGGAGAAAGACGTGCTGGCGGGCACCATCGGCGGCTCCCGCTTTGCAACCCTGTGTGTAGATGCCTTCTGGCCGCTCGCCGCTGCCGAATTCGACGCCGAAGAGCTGTGGTGGCTGCCATGGTTTCACAGCCCGGCGGGGGATTTGCCCGATGCGCTCGACGACTACCTGCGCCTCTCTGCCGTACAGGATCGCCAGTGGCCGGCCTGCAACGGCTGGGGGCAGGGCGCGCTCGAACGATTGCTGACGCGCGAGCTGCAACCTTGGCGGGCCATTACCGCTTAA
- a CDS encoding NYN domain-containing protein, producing the protein MNFCEHLLIDGYNLIHAWPELRQVLDVVGPEAAVQRLVDQVRVLHDGDQLRTSVVLDGKGSRVSIEHPGKQETFAVIYTPSGLTADAFIEQFAERVSDPENVIVATRDNALALTVFSYGGRHWDPDKLADRLAAAEKRQAARLAQHRAHAKKQWKRGLFDEFQA; encoded by the coding sequence GTGAATTTCTGCGAACATCTGCTGATCGACGGCTATAACCTCATCCACGCCTGGCCCGAGCTAAGGCAGGTGCTCGACGTGGTGGGGCCGGAGGCTGCCGTCCAGCGCCTCGTCGACCAAGTGCGCGTGCTGCACGATGGCGACCAGCTCCGTACCTCTGTCGTGCTCGATGGAAAGGGCAGCCGCGTCTCGATCGAGCACCCGGGCAAGCAAGAGACCTTTGCCGTCATCTATACGCCGAGTGGGTTAACTGCCGACGCTTTTATCGAGCAGTTTGCCGAGCGGGTCAGCGACCCCGAAAACGTCATCGTGGCGACTCGCGACAACGCTCTTGCGCTGACCGTCTTCTCCTACGGTGGCCGCCATTGGGATCCGGACAAATTGGCCGACCGCCTCGCCGCCGCCGAAAAACGCCAGGCCGCCCGTCTCGCGCAACACCGGGCGCACGCGAAGAAGCAGTGGAAGCGCGGCCTGTTCGATGAGTTTCAGGCGTAG
- a CDS encoding secretin N-terminal domain-containing protein, translated as MRIPASASSVTRPTAWQRASTLSLLLLGSTLAWAQPTTPPRGTPPPPPTTPPPFGPPPSAPSSLPSSLRTPGSGTTVVNRSATGDESQAPASVADTMAPDRMQDPVGVIRISQMGTQDVLQMLENYTSKPILRQQGLPEVKVSFYSQGQMNRGEAIRAIESLLALNGIAILPLGDEFLKAVHTGIAVNQTPPLWEGSTLNAKSSQQIYQKLFHLSYLTTDEAVPAIQPLMSQGAPLVYHKSSAVLVTDPLVNLQRIERLLTIIDSPAQPNIKMLFIPLNNISSRDALQRMQQLQAGPLRRQLEFNTSFDADERTNQVIAFTHPGNEQLIRQLVEQLDVDVAPMTRTKVYPIRYATAEDVVSLIEQVVTGQKDARDNRSGEQPTVAQQRAAAERARSNQAAAALRADASNLQFSDFMTIVSDERANRVVASGTENDLRYLEQLISEIDVLLAQVRIEVVITDVTLGDNDVSGLGAFGISYNNNFGSSAKSTDTSTTTDSDGNTTTTGTGKPTTSDGWILDPFSAPWGVGFNAPLYFGPDSSFGLDIVFQTVQTNRNASVLSAPTIVTTHNREASISVGEQRPVLTSSTTNLNTNNNAITNQIQFKDINLELNVTPLIGDDGVIQLEIEQTVDNVIGEVNIGEQNQPIIGTRRANSFVSVENGGMVVLGGLQRNDTAETESSNPILGKIPLLNKLFNRTTKSNTRTELLIFIRPTILRTPGEISEDAGVMLDRMEKGAQVRDYLETGTFRPRGEPPLNDEGLRLNEDGDDQVPVTDEPLEDTSRNSVPRRYNR; from the coding sequence ATGCGAATTCCTGCTTCCGCTTCCAGCGTCACCCGCCCCACCGCCTGGCAACGCGCCAGCACGCTGAGCCTGCTGCTGCTGGGCTCCACGCTGGCTTGGGCTCAGCCCACCACGCCTCCTCGGGGGACGCCGCCGCCCCCGCCGACCACTCCGCCGCCTTTTGGGCCTCCCCCCAGCGCCCCGTCTTCGCTGCCCTCCTCGCTCCGCACGCCCGGCAGCGGCACCACCGTCGTCAACCGCTCGGCGACCGGCGATGAATCCCAAGCGCCCGCCAGCGTGGCCGACACCATGGCGCCGGACCGCATGCAAGACCCGGTGGGCGTGATCCGCATCTCCCAAATGGGCACGCAAGACGTGCTCCAGATGCTGGAAAACTACACCAGCAAGCCTATTCTCCGCCAGCAGGGCCTGCCCGAGGTAAAGGTGAGCTTCTACAGCCAGGGCCAGATGAACCGTGGCGAGGCGATCCGTGCGATCGAGAGCTTGCTCGCCCTCAACGGCATCGCGATCCTCCCTCTGGGCGACGAATTCCTCAAGGCGGTCCACACCGGCATCGCGGTCAACCAGACCCCGCCGCTCTGGGAGGGCTCGACCCTCAATGCCAAGTCTTCGCAGCAAATTTACCAGAAGCTCTTCCACCTCAGCTATTTGACGACTGATGAGGCGGTACCCGCCATCCAGCCGCTGATGTCGCAAGGCGCCCCGCTCGTCTACCACAAGTCGAGCGCCGTGCTGGTGACAGACCCGCTGGTCAACCTCCAGCGGATCGAGCGCCTCCTCACGATCATCGACTCGCCCGCGCAGCCCAACATCAAGATGCTGTTCATCCCCTTGAACAACATCAGCTCGCGCGACGCCCTGCAGCGCATGCAGCAGCTCCAGGCCGGCCCGCTGCGCCGCCAACTGGAGTTCAACACCAGTTTTGACGCCGACGAGCGGACCAACCAGGTCATCGCCTTTACCCACCCGGGCAACGAACAGCTCATCCGCCAGCTGGTCGAGCAACTCGACGTGGATGTGGCGCCGATGACGCGCACCAAGGTCTACCCGATCCGCTATGCCACGGCCGAAGACGTCGTGAGCCTGATCGAGCAGGTGGTAACCGGACAGAAGGACGCCCGCGACAACCGTTCGGGCGAGCAACCGACTGTCGCCCAGCAACGGGCCGCCGCCGAACGCGCTCGCAGCAACCAGGCCGCCGCAGCCCTCCGCGCCGACGCTTCCAACCTGCAGTTCAGCGACTTCATGACGATCGTCTCCGACGAGCGCGCGAACCGCGTCGTCGCCTCCGGGACGGAAAACGACCTGCGCTACCTCGAACAGCTGATCTCCGAGATCGACGTGCTGCTGGCCCAGGTGCGCATCGAGGTGGTGATTACCGACGTGACGCTCGGAGACAATGATGTTTCGGGGCTCGGGGCCTTCGGGATTTCCTACAACAACAACTTTGGCAGCAGTGCCAAGTCGACGGATACCTCTACCACCACCGATAGCGATGGAAACACCACCACGACTGGTACCGGGAAGCCGACGACCAGCGATGGCTGGATCCTAGACCCGTTCAGTGCCCCTTGGGGCGTCGGCTTTAATGCGCCGCTCTACTTCGGCCCCGACTCCAGCTTCGGCCTGGATATCGTTTTCCAAACCGTGCAGACGAACCGAAACGCTTCGGTGCTTTCTGCGCCCACGATCGTGACCACGCACAATCGCGAGGCCAGCATTTCGGTTGGTGAACAGCGCCCGGTGTTGACCAGTAGCACCACCAATCTGAATACCAACAACAACGCCATCACTAATCAGATTCAGTTCAAGGACATCAACCTGGAGCTGAATGTGACACCATTGATCGGCGACGATGGCGTCATCCAGTTGGAGATCGAGCAGACCGTCGATAACGTGATCGGCGAAGTTAATATCGGTGAACAGAATCAGCCGATTATCGGCACGCGGCGGGCCAACTCCTTTGTCAGCGTCGAGAATGGCGGCATGGTCGTGCTGGGGGGGTTGCAGCGCAACGACACTGCCGAAACAGAGTCCAGCAACCCGATTCTCGGCAAGATCCCGCTCCTCAACAAGCTGTTCAATCGCACGACCAAGAGCAATACACGGACGGAACTGCTCATCTTTATCCGCCCGACTATCTTGCGCACCCCTGGCGAAATCTCGGAAGACGCCGGCGTGATGCTCGACCGGATGGAAAAGGGCGCCCAAGTGCGTGATTACCTCGAGACCGGCACATTCCGCCCCCGCGGCGAGCCTCCTCTGAATGACGAGGGGCTCAGACTGAACGAAGATGGAGACGACCAGGTGCCCGTAACCGACGAGCCGCTGGAAGACACTTCCCGCAACAGCGTACCGCGCCGCTACAACCGCTAG
- a CDS encoding type II secretion system F family protein: protein MPLFSYKAIDVTGRSQSGQLEAADRRNLISKLQARQLRPLSVSVIQEPGKAAQQTPDEMAADLNFYASDRRKPLFKRTNKHQLGLEFCKRLLVLLQAGMPPGDAVRLLSQRVSDPTLKDLCQAVWRELSEGRTLAHALSQQTQLFNTATLHLIEAGEASGNLAPVLARTVSYLEERAAIRKDLGAKIAYPAFIVTMALGVMIMLIVFLIPQIEDMLTKLGGELPLVTKLMIGGTDFTTRWGWLVALIVVAIGFGIAAARRSAKGRWYTDIIALKLPLLGKIALYNTVYTVTHLLGTLLRSGVNTTEALRLVEKVIGNGVMRAKFTMARRQIQEGVSLATAFERVHFLPDVAMDILKVGENTGDVVNSLEDINRIYRDELSGQLRLLTTVTASVALGGAITMVAIIASAVVLSVLSMGNSLSL from the coding sequence ATGCCCCTCTTTTCCTACAAGGCCATCGACGTCACCGGACGCAGCCAAAGCGGTCAACTGGAAGCGGCAGACCGCCGCAACCTGATCTCGAAGCTGCAGGCCCGTCAACTGCGCCCGCTGAGCGTCAGCGTGATTCAGGAGCCCGGCAAGGCTGCCCAGCAGACGCCCGACGAGATGGCGGCAGACCTGAACTTCTACGCCTCCGACCGCCGCAAGCCGCTCTTCAAGCGCACCAACAAGCATCAGTTGGGCCTTGAGTTCTGCAAGCGACTGCTCGTGCTGTTGCAAGCCGGGATGCCCCCGGGCGACGCCGTGCGCCTGCTGAGCCAGCGCGTAAGCGACCCGACGCTGAAGGACCTCTGCCAGGCCGTGTGGCGCGAGCTGAGCGAGGGCCGGACGCTCGCCCACGCCTTGAGCCAGCAAACCCAGCTTTTCAACACCGCCACGCTGCACCTGATCGAAGCCGGTGAGGCGAGCGGCAATCTGGCCCCCGTCCTGGCCCGCACGGTCTCTTACCTTGAAGAGCGTGCGGCGATTCGGAAGGACTTGGGCGCCAAGATCGCCTACCCCGCCTTTATCGTCACGATGGCGCTGGGGGTGATGATCATGCTGATCGTCTTCCTCATCCCGCAGATCGAGGATATGCTGACGAAGCTGGGAGGTGAGCTGCCGCTGGTGACGAAGCTCATGATCGGCGGCACGGATTTCACCACCCGCTGGGGTTGGCTGGTCGCCCTTATCGTGGTGGCCATCGGCTTTGGCATCGCGGCTGCCCGCCGCTCGGCCAAGGGGCGCTGGTATACCGACATCATCGCGCTGAAGCTGCCGCTGCTGGGCAAGATCGCACTCTACAACACGGTCTATACCGTCACCCACCTGCTCGGCACCTTGCTGCGCAGCGGCGTGAACACGACCGAGGCCTTGCGCCTGGTGGAGAAGGTGATCGGCAACGGCGTAATGCGGGCCAAGTTTACGATGGCGCGCCGCCAGATCCAGGAGGGTGTGTCGCTCGCCACTGCATTCGAGCGGGTCCACTTCCTGCCCGACGTGGCGATGGACATCCTGAAGGTGGGCGAAAACACGGGCGATGTGGTCAACAGCCTTGAGGACATCAACCGGATCTACCGCGACGAGCTTTCCGGCCAGTTACGCCTCTTGACGACGGTTACAGCGTCCGTCGCCTTGGGTGGAGCGATCACGATGGTTGCGATTATCGCCAGCGCTGTCGTGCTCAGTGTGCTCTCGATGGGCAACAGCCTGTCGCTGTAG
- a CDS encoding putative manganese-dependent inorganic diphosphatase — protein MPKTVHIIGHRNPDADAICSAIGYEAYKHAKGEEHCRAARCGNSNARIDAILKRFHVRLPNFIGDVTPKVQDVMTTEIHKVPVDATCTEALEMIDRYGIRVLPVVDEGNQLKGTLSIFDLGDYFIPKPRQEMRMRHVFTSISDIVRALKAQVVNLVDEDRSEDLFVRVGAMDIRSFGKRYSEDETLARQSVIVVGDRYDIQQRSIMLGMRLLVITGGLPVDDDVVEMAKERGVSIIISPADSATTSWVIRSAGRVDRVMTTDKIESFGPEERLSLVKRKVANSRAVAYMVKDDDERLIGVFSKTDLVKPIETNLILVDHNELSQAVPGADQVNILEVIDHHRLGNPPTQQPILFINRPVGSTSTIVADLFQRDGIEPSPAIAGVLMGGIISDTLNLRGPTTTERDADLLSWLSGIAQTKADDLAELIFNAGSVILSNEPRDVIRSDMKAYSEGEVTYSVSQIEELGFENFLKHREKIEEALEAVCKEDGYYFAALLVTDINTQNSLLLVSGNEPFIDAITYPNRDAHDIFELNGIVSRKKQLIPYLTSLLKAHLGNGEAQPQQPVAQAPEVEA, from the coding sequence ATGCCGAAAACGGTTCACATTATTGGTCACCGCAACCCCGACGCCGACGCGATCTGCTCCGCGATCGGTTATGAAGCTTACAAGCACGCCAAGGGGGAGGAACACTGCCGCGCCGCCCGTTGCGGCAACTCCAACGCTCGAATCGACGCGATCCTGAAGCGCTTCCATGTCCGCCTGCCCAACTTCATCGGCGATGTGACGCCCAAGGTGCAAGATGTGATGACGACGGAGATCCACAAGGTGCCCGTCGATGCGACCTGCACGGAAGCGCTGGAAATGATCGACCGCTACGGCATCCGCGTGCTGCCGGTCGTCGATGAGGGCAACCAGCTGAAAGGCACGCTGTCTATTTTTGATCTGGGGGACTACTTTATCCCGAAACCGCGCCAGGAGATGCGGATGCGCCACGTCTTCACCAGCATCAGCGACATCGTGCGCGCGTTGAAGGCCCAGGTGGTGAACCTCGTGGACGAGGACCGCAGCGAAGACCTCTTTGTGCGGGTCGGCGCGATGGACATTCGCTCGTTTGGCAAGCGCTACTCCGAAGACGAGACACTCGCGCGCCAATCCGTCATCGTGGTGGGCGACCGCTACGACATCCAACAGCGCTCGATCATGCTGGGCATGCGCCTGCTGGTGATCACCGGGGGCCTGCCAGTCGACGACGACGTGGTCGAGATGGCGAAGGAACGCGGCGTGAGCATCATCATCAGCCCGGCCGACTCCGCCACCACCTCGTGGGTGATCCGTAGTGCGGGCCGCGTCGACCGCGTGATGACGACCGACAAGATCGAGTCGTTCGGCCCGGAAGAACGCCTGAGCCTCGTGAAGCGCAAGGTGGCCAACAGCCGCGCCGTCGCCTACATGGTGAAAGACGATGACGAGCGCCTGATCGGCGTCTTCTCCAAGACAGACCTGGTGAAGCCGATCGAGACCAACCTGATCCTCGTCGACCACAACGAGCTGAGCCAGGCCGTGCCGGGTGCCGACCAGGTGAACATCCTGGAAGTGATCGACCACCACCGCCTCGGCAACCCGCCGACCCAGCAACCCATCCTTTTCATCAACCGCCCCGTCGGCTCGACCTCCACCATCGTGGCCGACCTGTTCCAGCGCGACGGGATCGAGCCGAGCCCCGCCATCGCGGGCGTGCTGATGGGCGGCATCATCTCCGACACACTCAACCTGCGCGGCCCGACCACGACGGAGCGCGATGCCGACCTGCTCTCGTGGCTCTCGGGCATCGCCCAGACCAAGGCGGACGATCTGGCCGAGCTGATCTTCAATGCCGGCTCCGTCATCCTCAGCAACGAGCCGCGCGACGTGATCCGCTCCGACATGAAGGCTTACAGCGAGGGTGAAGTGACCTACAGCGTGAGCCAGATCGAGGAGCTGGGCTTCGAGAACTTCCTCAAGCACCGCGAGAAGATCGAGGAGGCGCTGGAGGCCGTCTGCAAGGAAGATGGCTACTACTTTGCCGCTCTGCTGGTGACCGACATCAATACGCAAAACTCGCTGCTGCTCGTGAGCGGTAACGAGCCGTTTATCGACGCCATCACCTACCCCAACCGCGACGCACACGACATCTTTGAGCTGAACGGCATCGTGAGCCGCAAGAAGCAGCTGATCCCTTATCTGACCAGCCTGCTCAAGGCCCACCTCGGCAACGGCGAGGCCCAACCGCAACAGCCGGTGGCCCAGGCGCCGGAAGTCGAAGCTTAA
- a CDS encoding PilN domain-containing protein, which translates to MKLAALSPETAEVAEHTPIQWIPGHLCFAQLAELPPELPPEEYAAFAELTLEGSSPFPVEQLCWGYWTDAERHQLLLVAVPRFRLEQAGLKLDEKAAHVFPGFLTAVTRVEAPVVVRFVEASGSMTALRLEKGKPLPQAVRSVPLPEEADETAYAFAREQALRALPGVADAQVEEGYWTVGLVTHSKDRGWHWTIRHGDDQQVVYPQWGAADWWTLDLRDAEAKTRLQREQRFAGYLTIAALAAAGTFILLLLLQLALFGLSAWNGARAAKEAEQMARVDTITQQQLLTERLQSSSRAGLRPFRMLELINMVRPPEVYFERVTSNGLDTIEITGKATAVGPVNNYVDLLRELPFITTATVEQTSETRGAEYRLKVTFSDVPNLADEQRSALASQP; encoded by the coding sequence ATGAAGCTCGCTGCGCTTAGCCCCGAAACGGCAGAGGTTGCCGAACATACTCCGATCCAGTGGATCCCCGGTCATCTCTGTTTTGCCCAGCTCGCCGAGTTGCCACCGGAGTTGCCTCCGGAAGAATATGCGGCGTTTGCCGAGTTGACGCTGGAAGGCTCGTCCCCGTTCCCCGTGGAGCAACTGTGCTGGGGCTACTGGACCGATGCCGAGCGTCACCAGCTGCTGCTCGTCGCCGTGCCGCGCTTCCGCCTCGAACAGGCCGGGCTGAAGCTGGATGAAAAGGCCGCGCACGTCTTCCCGGGCTTTCTCACCGCCGTCACCCGCGTGGAGGCCCCCGTGGTGGTGCGCTTTGTCGAAGCCTCCGGCAGCATGACGGCCCTGCGGCTGGAAAAGGGCAAGCCCCTGCCCCAGGCTGTGCGCTCCGTCCCCTTGCCCGAAGAAGCCGACGAGACGGCCTACGCGTTTGCCCGCGAACAGGCGTTGCGCGCCTTACCCGGCGTGGCCGATGCCCAGGTCGAAGAGGGCTACTGGACGGTGGGCCTCGTCACGCATTCCAAGGATCGCGGCTGGCACTGGACGATCCGCCACGGGGACGATCAACAGGTCGTCTACCCCCAATGGGGCGCAGCCGATTGGTGGACGCTGGACCTGCGCGATGCCGAGGCCAAGACGCGCCTGCAGCGTGAACAGCGCTTCGCAGGTTACCTGACGATCGCCGCTTTGGCCGCAGCGGGCACCTTTATCTTGCTGCTGCTCCTGCAGCTCGCGCTCTTCGGCCTCTCTGCCTGGAACGGTGCCCGCGCCGCCAAGGAGGCCGAGCAGATGGCCCGTGTCGATACCATTACGCAACAGCAGTTGCTGACCGAGCGCCTGCAGTCCAGCTCCCGCGCCGGGCTGCGCCCGTTCCGCATGCTGGAGCTGATCAACATGGTGCGCCCTCCCGAGGTCTACTTCGAACGCGTGACTTCCAATGGGCTCGATACGATCGAGATCACGGGCAAGGCCACTGCCGTGGGGCCCGTCAACAACTATGTGGACTTGCTGCGCGAACTTCCTTTCATCACGACGGCCACCGTCGAACAGACTTCGGAGACCCGCGGCGCCGAATACCGCCTCAAAGTCACTTTCTCCGACGTGCCCAACCTGGCCGACGAACAACGCTCTGCCCTGGCTTCCCAACCTTAA